In Xylanibacter ruminicola 23, a single genomic region encodes these proteins:
- a CDS encoding 1-acyl-sn-glycerol-3-phosphate acyltransferase — protein sequence MLKSLCRWILYKRMGWQKEISENHPEKFIICLAPHTSNWDFLLGQLYSRAEGMKINFLMKKEWFFWPLGPIFRSMGGIPVFRQKKMSMTDAMADTAKSVSQFKLCITPEGTRSRVDEWKKGFYFIALKAGIPILLYGVDYERKLIQCTKTIIPTGDLEADMREIKLYFKDFKGKKPENFSIGEIGDITKQ from the coding sequence ATGCTAAAATCACTTTGCAGATGGATTCTGTACAAACGCATGGGGTGGCAGAAGGAGATTTCCGAAAACCACCCCGAAAAGTTCATTATCTGTTTAGCGCCCCACACCAGTAACTGGGACTTTTTGCTTGGGCAGCTTTACAGTAGAGCCGAGGGTATGAAGATTAACTTCCTGATGAAGAAGGAATGGTTCTTCTGGCCGCTTGGCCCTATCTTCCGTAGTATGGGCGGCATACCCGTATTCCGACAGAAAAAGATGAGCATGACCGACGCGATGGCCGATACAGCCAAGTCGGTTTCTCAGTTCAAACTTTGTATCACCCCCGAGGGCACCCGCAGCCGCGTTGACGAGTGGAAAAAAGGTTTCTACTTCATCGCACTCAAGGCCGGCATACCTATTTTATTATATGGGGTGGATTATGAACGCAAACTGATTCAGTGTACAAAAACCATCATTCCCACAGGCGACCTGGAGGCCGACATGCGGGAAATAAAATTATATTTTAAGGATTTCAAGGGCAAGAAGCCCGAGAACTTCTCGATAGGAGAGATAGGAGATATTACCAAACAATGA
- a CDS encoding diphosphate--fructose-6-phosphate 1-phosphotransferase, protein MEKSALQMARAAYQPKLPKALQGAVKVKEGAATQSVGDQEEIKKLFPNTYGMPIVEFEPATEANNTKMNVGIILSGGQAPGGHNVITGLFDQIKKLNPENRLFGFILGPGGLVDHNYMELTADIIDEYRNTGGFDMIGSGRTKLEKVDQFEKGLEIIRELNIKAIVIIGGDDSNTNACVLAEYYAAKNYGVQVIGCPKTIDGDLKNDQIETSFGFDTACKTYSELIGNIERDCNSARKYWHFIKVMGRSASHIALECALQTQPNICLVSEEIEQKGMSLDDIVTYIANAVCQRAADGNNFGTVIIPEGVIEFIPAIKKLIAQLNDVLAMPEAKELDRHESIDFVKAHLTDENLAVFNSLPTGVARQLALDRDPHGNVQVSLIETEKLLSTMVAQKLEKMKKEGKYSGKFSAQHHFFGYEGRCAAPSNFDADYCYALGTSAAQLIANGKTGYMAIVKNTTAPAEQWIAGGVPITMMMNMEKRAGEMKPVIRKALVELDGAPFKTFAAQRDRWARETAYVYPGPIQYWGPTEVCDQPTRTLALEQGK, encoded by the coding sequence ATGGAAAAAAGTGCATTGCAGATGGCGAGAGCCGCTTATCAGCCTAAGTTGCCTAAGGCACTTCAGGGTGCAGTAAAAGTTAAGGAGGGTGCCGCTACACAGAGTGTAGGCGACCAGGAGGAGATCAAGAAGCTCTTCCCTAACACTTACGGTATGCCTATCGTAGAGTTTGAGCCCGCTACCGAGGCTAACAACACTAAGATGAACGTAGGTATCATCCTCTCAGGCGGTCAGGCTCCTGGCGGTCACAATGTGATTACTGGTCTCTTCGATCAGATTAAGAAGCTGAACCCTGAGAACCGTCTGTTCGGTTTCATCCTGGGTCCTGGCGGTCTGGTAGATCATAACTACATGGAGCTCACAGCTGATATCATCGACGAGTATCGTAACACTGGTGGTTTCGATATGATCGGTTCTGGTCGTACAAAGCTGGAGAAGGTTGACCAGTTCGAGAAGGGTCTCGAGATTATCCGCGAGCTGAACATCAAGGCTATCGTTATCATCGGTGGTGACGACTCTAACACTAACGCTTGTGTACTGGCTGAGTACTATGCTGCCAAGAACTACGGCGTGCAGGTAATCGGTTGTCCTAAGACTATCGACGGTGACCTGAAGAACGATCAGATTGAGACTTCGTTCGGTTTCGATACAGCTTGTAAGACATACTCTGAGCTGATTGGTAACATCGAGCGTGACTGTAACTCAGCACGTAAGTACTGGCACTTCATTAAGGTAATGGGTCGCTCAGCATCTCACATCGCCCTGGAGTGCGCTCTGCAGACTCAGCCAAACATCTGCCTCGTATCTGAGGAGATCGAGCAGAAGGGTATGAGCCTCGACGATATCGTTACATACATCGCTAACGCTGTTTGCCAGCGTGCTGCTGATGGTAACAACTTCGGTACTGTTATCATCCCTGAGGGTGTTATCGAGTTCATTCCTGCTATCAAGAAGCTGATTGCTCAGCTGAACGACGTTCTGGCTATGCCAGAGGCTAAGGAGCTGGATCGTCACGAGTCGATCGACTTCGTTAAGGCTCACCTGACCGACGAGAACCTCGCTGTATTCAACAGCCTGCCTACAGGTGTTGCTCGTCAGCTGGCTCTCGACCGCGACCCACACGGAAACGTACAGGTATCACTGATCGAGACCGAGAAGCTGCTCTCTACTATGGTAGCTCAGAAGCTCGAGAAGATGAAGAAGGAAGGTAAGTACTCTGGTAAGTTCTCAGCTCAGCACCACTTCTTCGGTTACGAGGGACGTTGCGCTGCTCCTTCTAACTTTGATGCTGACTACTGCTACGCTCTTGGTACATCAGCTGCCCAGCTGATTGCTAACGGCAAGACCGGTTACATGGCTATCGTTAAGAACACAACAGCTCCTGCTGAGCAGTGGATTGCTGGTGGTGTGCCCATCACAATGATGATGAACATGGAGAAGCGTGCTGGTGAGATGAAGCCAGTTATCCGTAAGGCTCTCGTTGAGCTCGACGGTGCTCCTTTCAAGACCTTCGCTGCACAGCGTGATCGTTGGGCTCGCGAAACCGCTTATGTATATCCTGGTCCAATCCAGTACTGGGGTCCAACAGAGGTTTGCGATCAGCCAACCCGTACACTTGCTCTTGAGCAGGGTAAGTAA
- a CDS encoding glycoside hydrolase family 25 protein: protein MPKRRVVRRKGVGTTRTYHGPRGHRKPGFFVRILQHMPGWAYWVGGGAVVAVYVYFFYYFFVGPFGFRWRALYGDVSYPEGYEIHGIDISHHQGRINWDELKDNGQIDHCPIRFVMIKATEGATRTDENFRENFYQARENGFTRGAYHFYSVHTPAEEQAYHFINTVKLENGDLPPVLDVEHKPKNQSDEDFKYSVLRWLHLVENHYQVKPIIYTYFKFKTRYLSDPVFDQYPYWIAHYYVDSLEYQGPWKFWQHTDVGRLPGIKGNVDFNIYNGSYYDLRQMTLGSQETIGEKAYRE from the coding sequence ATGCCAAAGCGCCGAGTTGTTCGTAGAAAAGGGGTAGGTACTACCCGCACTTACCATGGTCCACGTGGCCATCGTAAGCCCGGATTCTTTGTCCGTATTCTACAACATATGCCCGGGTGGGCGTATTGGGTAGGCGGCGGTGCTGTTGTGGCGGTATACGTTTACTTTTTCTATTATTTCTTTGTAGGTCCGTTCGGATTCCGCTGGCGTGCCCTTTATGGCGACGTGAGCTATCCCGAGGGCTACGAGATTCATGGTATCGACATCAGTCATCATCAGGGACGCATCAACTGGGATGAGCTCAAGGACAACGGACAGATAGACCACTGTCCTATCCGCTTTGTGATGATTAAAGCTACTGAAGGGGCTACACGTACTGACGAGAACTTCCGTGAGAATTTCTATCAGGCACGTGAGAATGGTTTTACCCGCGGGGCTTATCACTTCTATAGTGTGCATACGCCCGCTGAAGAGCAGGCTTATCATTTTATCAATACCGTTAAGCTGGAGAATGGCGACTTGCCTCCTGTGCTTGACGTGGAGCATAAACCTAAGAACCAGAGTGATGAAGACTTCAAATACTCTGTGCTACGCTGGTTGCACTTGGTGGAGAATCACTACCAGGTGAAACCTATTATCTATACCTATTTTAAATTCAAGACACGCTATCTCTCTGATCCTGTGTTCGATCAGTATCCTTATTGGATAGCGCATTATTATGTTGACTCGCTGGAATACCAAGGACCTTGGAAATTCTGGCAGCATACCGATGTGGGTCGATTGCCGGGTATTAAAGGTAATGTTGACTTTAATATCTACAACGGTTCGTATTACGACCTGCGCCAAATGACTCTTGGTTCGCAAGAGACGATTGGCGAAAAAGCATACCGCGAATAA
- a CDS encoding RNA methyltransferase: protein MISKNQIKFVHQLELKKFRKQEGLFIAEGHKVVGDLLKAGYTPKQLFATAEWIAANPVAGAIEVTNDELTKLSLQQHPQQVLALFPIPTPQHQTPSTQQLSILLDNVQDPGNLGTIIRIADWFGIDTIFCSEGTVDAWNPKVVQATMGSIARVHLIYIDTMQLLDSLPKDFPVYGTFLDGENIYTQELSQQGLIVMGNEGNGISDAVRARVTHKLLIPDFHKGPTADSLNVAIATAITCSEFRRRG from the coding sequence ATGATAAGCAAGAATCAGATTAAATTCGTACACCAACTTGAGTTGAAGAAGTTTCGCAAACAAGAGGGCCTTTTCATTGCCGAAGGTCATAAGGTTGTGGGCGATTTACTGAAAGCCGGCTATACCCCCAAGCAGCTGTTTGCTACTGCCGAATGGATAGCTGCCAACCCTGTTGCCGGTGCCATCGAGGTTACCAACGACGAGCTTACCAAACTCTCTCTGCAGCAACACCCCCAGCAGGTGCTCGCCCTCTTCCCCATACCTACCCCCCAACACCAAACACCAAGCACCCAACAACTCTCTATCCTGCTCGACAACGTCCAGGATCCCGGCAACCTGGGAACCATCATCCGCATTGCCGATTGGTTTGGTATCGACACCATTTTCTGTAGCGAAGGCACGGTAGATGCCTGGAACCCCAAAGTGGTTCAGGCTACGATGGGTTCGATTGCCCGCGTACACCTTATATATATAGACACCATGCAACTGCTTGATTCACTGCCCAAGGATTTCCCCGTTTACGGCACCTTCCTGGACGGCGAGAATATCTACACACAGGAGCTATCGCAACAGGGCCTGATTGTAATGGGCAACGAGGGTAATGGTATCAGCGATGCCGTGCGCGCACGTGTTACCCACAAGCTGCTGATTCCTGATTTCCATAAAGGTCCAACTGCCGATAGCCTGAATGTAGCCATCGCCACCGCTATCACCTGCTCCGAATTCCGCCGCAGGGGATAA
- a CDS encoding BamA/TamA family outer membrane protein encodes MDPKATHNRFLPPICLAAALVLSSCSVSRDIPEDSYLLNKVKVVADGKYHDINPGSLKGYVRQKPNSRWFSAVKLPLGVYAMAGKDSSWVNRMLRQMGEAPVIYDTLQAQLTCKDLQQALQNKGYLDAQVELFIDKNKHKLDAVYVLHPGKPYFVRELDFVIEDTTVARLLRGRSSLLHQDMQFSVETLSAERNAITQYLQNRGYFRFHKEYITYGARKDEERQGVNLRLLLQQQHKAYTIDSIKYEGGADDHLHLRPKVLSENTFLESGKPYSAEKLQNTYNHFGRLGAVKYTNIAFEQQPDTTLLDATIQVQTNKPSTISFQPEGTNTAGDFGAAASLTYQNRNLFRGSETFSLQLRGAYEAIKGLEGYSNQDFTEYSAETKLSFPRFIMPFLSSSFRRRTIATSELSLLYDVQDRPEFHRRVLSAGWSYLWKPQNHHDSYRFDLVNLNYVFMPWISETFKTEYLDNTSNQNVILRYNYEDLFIMKMGFGYVYNNGVVALKTNVETAGNLLGACSKIFGGSKNDLGQYKLFNIAYAQYVKGDFDYTQQIFKGTNDQLVFHIGLGVAYPYGNSKVLPFEKRYFSGGANSVRGWSVRSLGPGRYKDKDGRINFITMTGDLKLDLNVEYRMKLFWKFNGAIFADAGNIWTLRDYPDQPGGQFKFNTFLSDLAVSYGAGLRLNFDYFILRFDLGMKAINPAFEIESEAHYPILHPKLSRDLAFHFAVGMPF; translated from the coding sequence ATGGATCCGAAGGCAACTCATAATAGGTTTTTACCCCCCATATGTCTGGCTGCAGCACTCGTTCTGAGTAGCTGTTCGGTGAGTCGTGATATTCCGGAAGACAGCTACCTGCTGAACAAAGTAAAGGTGGTCGCCGATGGTAAGTATCACGATATTAATCCGGGTAGTTTGAAGGGCTATGTGCGACAGAAACCTAACTCGCGCTGGTTCTCGGCTGTAAAATTGCCTTTGGGTGTTTATGCGATGGCGGGCAAGGACAGCTCGTGGGTGAACCGTATGCTGCGACAGATGGGCGAGGCGCCTGTTATCTACGATACGCTTCAGGCACAGCTTACTTGTAAGGATCTGCAGCAGGCCCTGCAGAACAAAGGTTATCTGGATGCTCAGGTTGAACTGTTTATCGATAAGAACAAGCATAAACTTGATGCCGTGTATGTGCTGCATCCAGGCAAGCCTTATTTTGTACGCGAACTGGATTTTGTGATCGAGGATACCACGGTGGCGCGCTTGCTGCGTGGACGTTCGTCGTTGTTGCATCAGGATATGCAGTTCAGCGTTGAGACATTGTCGGCCGAGCGTAATGCCATCACCCAGTATCTGCAGAATCGCGGTTACTTCCGTTTCCATAAGGAGTATATTACCTATGGTGCCCGTAAAGACGAGGAGCGGCAGGGTGTTAACCTGAGGTTGTTGTTGCAACAGCAGCACAAGGCCTATACCATCGATAGTATCAAGTACGAGGGTGGTGCCGACGATCATCTGCATCTGCGCCCTAAAGTGCTGAGCGAGAATACGTTCCTGGAATCAGGAAAGCCTTATTCGGCAGAAAAGCTGCAGAATACCTATAACCACTTCGGACGATTGGGTGCTGTAAAATATACCAATATTGCCTTTGAGCAGCAGCCCGATACCACGTTGCTGGATGCTACGATTCAGGTGCAGACCAACAAGCCATCTACCATCAGTTTCCAGCCCGAAGGTACTAATACCGCTGGCGACTTTGGTGCGGCTGCCTCGCTCACTTATCAGAACCGTAACCTGTTCCGTGGGTCGGAAACATTCAGTTTGCAGTTGCGTGGCGCCTACGAGGCCATCAAAGGTTTGGAGGGTTACAGCAATCAGGACTTTACCGAGTATAGTGCCGAAACCAAACTCTCGTTCCCACGATTCATCATGCCGTTCCTGAGTAGCAGTTTCCGTCGCCGTACGATTGCCACCAGCGAATTGTCGCTGTTGTACGATGTGCAGGACCGTCCTGAGTTCCATCGTCGAGTCTTGTCAGCTGGTTGGTCGTATCTCTGGAAACCCCAGAATCATCATGATAGTTATCGTTTCGACCTGGTGAATCTGAACTATGTGTTCATGCCTTGGATTAGTGAAACTTTTAAGACAGAATATCTTGATAACACCTCGAACCAGAATGTGATTCTGCGCTACAATTACGAAGACCTGTTTATTATGAAAATGGGTTTTGGTTACGTATATAACAACGGTGTAGTAGCGCTGAAAACCAATGTTGAAACAGCTGGTAATCTGTTAGGCGCCTGCTCTAAGATTTTTGGTGGTTCGAAGAACGATTTAGGTCAGTATAAACTCTTTAATATCGCCTATGCACAGTACGTAAAGGGCGATTTCGACTATACCCAGCAAATCTTCAAGGGTACTAACGATCAGTTGGTGTTCCACATCGGTCTGGGAGTAGCTTATCCGTATGGTAACTCTAAGGTGTTGCCATTCGAGAAACGTTACTTCTCGGGTGGAGCCAACAGCGTTCGTGGATGGTCGGTTCGTAGTCTCGGTCCCGGTCGTTACAAGGACAAGGATGGACGTATAAACTTTATTACAATGACGGGCGATCTGAAGCTGGATTTGAACGTGGAATATCGCATGAAGTTGTTCTGGAAATTCAACGGCGCTATTTTTGCCGATGCCGGTAACATCTGGACGCTGCGCGATTATCCCGATCAGCCTGGCGGACAGTTTAAGTTTAATACCTTCCTGAGCGACTTGGCTGTGAGCTATGGTGCCGGTTTGCGACTGAACTTCGACTATTTTATTCTGCGCTTCGATTTGGGTATGAAAGCCATCAATCCTGCTTTCGAGATTGAGTCGGAAGCTCACTACCCAATTCTCCATCCCAAGTTGAGTCGCGACCTTGCCTTCCACTTTGCAGTAGGTATGCCATTCTAA
- a CDS encoding MBL fold metallo-hydrolase, whose product MLKFISFGSGSSGNCYYLGTATDGLIIDIGIGIRTLKKYCREYGIQLNSVKRILITHDHADHIKSVGALSHDCNLPVYATHKVHQGIDQNYCVTKKVSQDHKHELVIGEQVQLGDFKVRPFAVPHDASENVGYELEVEGIVFVVLTDVGSITDDIKQAINRANYLVIEANHDVEMLKNGPYPAYLQQRILSGSGHLSNVSCGEALVENMSEGLKHVWLCHLSEENNHPELARKTVETILRSHGVIPGKDVELEVLKRKTPTGVYEIKDKH is encoded by the coding sequence ATGTTGAAGTTTATATCCTTTGGAAGCGGTAGCAGCGGTAATTGCTATTATCTGGGCACAGCGACCGACGGGCTGATTATAGATATTGGTATAGGAATACGCACACTGAAGAAGTATTGTAGAGAGTATGGTATTCAGCTTAATTCCGTGAAGCGTATCTTGATAACGCACGATCATGCCGACCACATTAAAAGTGTGGGTGCCCTGAGTCACGACTGCAACCTGCCTGTTTATGCCACACATAAAGTACACCAGGGCATAGACCAGAATTATTGTGTAACGAAGAAAGTATCGCAAGATCATAAACACGAGTTGGTAATTGGCGAGCAAGTACAGCTTGGCGACTTTAAGGTGCGCCCTTTTGCTGTGCCTCACGATGCCAGCGAGAATGTGGGCTACGAGCTGGAGGTTGAAGGTATTGTGTTTGTGGTGCTTACCGATGTGGGTAGCATTACCGACGATATCAAGCAGGCCATTAATCGTGCCAACTACCTGGTGATCGAGGCCAACCACGATGTGGAGATGCTGAAGAATGGTCCTTATCCCGCTTATCTGCAGCAGCGCATTCTGAGTGGTAGCGGACACCTGTCGAACGTATCGTGTGGTGAGGCGCTGGTTGAGAATATGAGCGAGGGCCTGAAGCACGTTTGGCTGTGCCACCTGAGCGAGGAGAACAATCATCCTGAGTTGGCACGTAAGACGGTAGAGACCATCCTGCGCAGTCATGGTGTGATTCCTGGCAAGGATGTGGAGCTGGAAGTGCTGAAGCGCAAGACACCAACAGGAGTCTACGAGATTAAAGATAAACATTAA
- a CDS encoding DMP19 family protein, protein MVEVIVKDEDLQQAALEGMDEFLDVFVKAIYDAIGGELTAESMAKLNADQLTLLAWNILHEEVMDGGFVQLIYNGYGPFIFKNPLAKALRQWDMRAPSKLIYDAHTLWLKYREEIETEKSDEDFMAMFEQYPEFENLDDIFIENEEEWTEDIAHYVDDHLDNFAKII, encoded by the coding sequence ATGGTGGAGGTAATTGTAAAAGACGAGGATTTGCAGCAGGCTGCACTCGAGGGAATGGATGAGTTCCTGGATGTGTTTGTAAAGGCTATCTACGATGCTATCGGTGGCGAACTGACTGCCGAGAGCATGGCCAAGTTGAATGCCGACCAGCTGACATTGCTGGCCTGGAACATTCTGCACGAAGAGGTGATGGATGGCGGATTTGTACAGCTGATTTACAACGGCTACGGTCCCTTCATCTTTAAGAATCCCCTGGCCAAAGCACTGCGCCAGTGGGATATGCGTGCCCCCTCAAAGTTGATTTACGATGCCCACACCCTGTGGCTGAAATATCGCGAAGAGATTGAAACCGAGAAGAGCGACGAGGATTTCATGGCTATGTTCGAGCAGTATCCGGAGTTCGAGAATCTGGATGATATCTTTATCGAGAACGAGGAAGAGTGGACCGAGGATATCGCCCATTATGTGGACGATCACCTGGACAACTTCGCGAAGATCATTTAA